A window of the Cannabis sativa cultivar Pink pepper isolate KNU-18-1 chromosome X, ASM2916894v1, whole genome shotgun sequence genome harbors these coding sequences:
- the LOC115700336 gene encoding probable galacturonosyltransferase-like 1, translated as MNSHLGLAMSKPLLLLLIPFLFLSPSLLESATTAAVENVAGQLFREAPQFYNSPDCPAVEGNAEADGEVDPDENDNPICSDHAVHVAMTLDTAYIRGSMAAILSVLQHSSCPQNVLFHFVASASANASHLRATISDSFPYLKFQIYPFDDSAVSGLISTSIRSALDCPLNYARSYLADLLPICVRRVVYLDSDLILVDDIAKLAATELGENSVLAAPEYCNANFTSYFTPTFWSNPSLSLTFANRKPCYFNTGVMVIDLDRWRGGDHTNKIEEWMELQKRMRIYELGSLPPFLLVFAGSIASVDHRWNQHGLGGDNFRGLCRDLHPGPVSLLHWSGKGKPWARLDANRPCPLDALWAPYDLLQTPFVLDS; from the coding sequence atgaattctCATTTAGGATTAGCTATGTCCAAACCATTACTTCTACTCCTTATTCCTTTTCTCTTCCTCTCACCTTCACTACTCGAATCGGCAACCACCGCCGCCGTCGAAAATGTGGCCGGACAACTGTTCAGAGAAGCACCCCAGTTCTACAACTCACCGGACTGCCCCGCCGTCGAGGGAAATGCAGAAGCGGACGGTGAAGTGGACCCAGACGAAAACGACAACCCCATCTGTTCTGACCACGCCGTCCACGTGGCAATGACCCTCGACACTGCCTACATCCGTGGTTCCATGGCCGCAATCCTCTCCGTACTCCAACACTCCTCTTGCCCACAGAACGTACTCTTCCATTTCGTCGCTTCCGCTTCAGCCAACGCGTCCCACCTACGCGCCACGATCTCTGACTCCTTCCCTTACCTGAAATTCCAAATCTACCCTTTCGATGACTCCGCCGTCTCCGGTCTGATCTCCACCTCGATTCGCTCCGCCCTGGACTGCCCACTCAACTACGCCCGCAGCTACTTGGCCGACCTACTCCCAATCTGCGTACGGCGCGTCGTTTATCTCGACTCCGACCTAATCCTCGTCGACGACATTGCCAAGCTGGCGGCCACCGAGCTCGGAGAGAACTCTGTGCTCGCCGCGCCGGAATACTGCAACGCTAATTTCACCTCTTATTTTACCCCAACATTTTGGTCAAACCCGTCTCTGTCTTTGACCTTCGCTAACAGGAAACCCTGTTATTTCAATACCGGAGTGATGGTGATCGATCTGGACCGTTGGAGAGGTGGAGATCACACGAACAAGATCGAGGAATGGATGGAGCTCCAGAAGAGGATGAGGATCTACGAGTTGGGTTCTCTACCGCCTTTTCTACTGGTTTTCGCCGGTAGCATTGCTTCGGTCGACCACCGTTGGAACCAGCACGGTCTCGGAGGTGATAATTTCCGGGGACTTTGCCGGGATCTTCATCCCGGTCCGGTCAGCCTCTTGCATTGGAGTGGGAAAGGTAAGCCGTGGGCCCGCCTCGATGCGAACCGGCCCTGCCCATTGGATGCTCTTTGGGCTCCCTACGACCTCTTACAGACTCCATTTGTTTTGGATTCTTAA